DNA sequence from the Myxococcus guangdongensis genome:
AACTCCATCGTCGCGAAGCTGACGTATGGGAAGACGGCCTTCCTGCTCGTCGGCGACGCGGAGCCGGACACGGAGGGCATGCTGCTCAAGAAGTCGTTGGACTTGAGCACCACCGTGCTGAAGGTGGCGCACCATGGAGGTCGTCACTCCTCCACCGCCGCGTTCCTCGCCGCGGCGAAGCCCCAGGCCGCCGTCATCTCCTGCGGGGCGAAGAACGACTATGGCCACCCCGCACAGGAGACGCTGGAGCGCCTGGGCGCGGTGGGCGCGCACGTGCTGCGCACGGACCGGGACGGCGAGGTGGTGGCCGCCAGCGACGGCAACACCGTCACGCTGCGCACCCACGCGGGCGACGGCGCCATGGTGGTGGTGTCCGGCGGCCAGGGGCTCGCTCCCTCCGTCCCCGTCCTGGTCCCATCCCCGACGCCCGACACGAAACGTCCGGGGCCGGGTTCGCGACAATCCCGCGACGACACGGGTGGAGCCTCGTCCCGAGGCGGCTCCGAGGGCCAGGAGCGCTACATCGGTCTCAAGGGCAGCAAGGTATTCCACCGCGAGACGTGCTCCACCCTGAAGCGTTCCAAGTCGGAACGCACCGTGTACCTGAACCGCGAAGCCGCCCTGCGCGAGCGTCGCCCCTCCGAGGATTGTCATCCATGAGTTCGCGCCTACTCGCCCTGCTGGGCACCCTGCTCGTCCTGGGGGCCTGCAAGGAGCCCGCGCCGGACCCCGCCGCCCGAGCCCCAGAGGCCCGGCGCTACTTCGGCGCGGCCCCGGACGGGAAGCTGCGCGTCTACTTCTTCGACGTG
Encoded proteins:
- a CDS encoding ComEC/Rec2 family competence protein, which encodes MSRLRWFGLLVLLLAAPPGLAAGLPSPLTATSDRPLTVHFLDVGQGDAALVISPTGKTVLIDGGPPEARERLTKRLRELVSGPLDLVILTHPHLDHLGGLAQTLRTIGARRFMDPGFDHPSEAYRDLLNVVGDTVGQVMNPEPSPSSPNGLLTIGLGEGVSLSVLWPRAPKEPFLVGTRSDPNSNSIVAKLTYGKTAFLLVGDAEPDTEGMLLKKSLDLSTTVLKVAHHGGRHSSTAAFLAAAKPQAAVISCGAKNDYGHPAQETLERLGAVGAHVLRTDRDGEVVAASDGNTVTLRTHAGDGAMVVVSGGQGLAPSVPVLVPSPTPDTKRPGPGSRQSRDDTGGASSRGGSEGQERYIGLKGSKVFHRETCSTLKRSKSERTVYLNREAALRERRPSEDCHP